One region of Camelina sativa cultivar DH55 chromosome 6, Cs, whole genome shotgun sequence genomic DNA includes:
- the LOC104792051 gene encoding aldehyde oxidase GLOX-like, translating into MINSKSTFILTLSIICLSIAILSEGQATPFLLQFDRWEMLLPSIGISAMHMQLLHNGMVIMFDRTDFGISNVSLPGGICRYDPTDTAVKFDCSAHSVLYDVVSNTYRPLQVQTDTWCSSGAVLPNGTLVQTGGYNDGERAARMFTPCGYSETCDWMEFPQYLSQRRWYATNQILPDGRIIVVGGRRQFNYEIFPRHSSRSRSSRFEFLRETSDGSDENNLYPFIHLLPDGNLFVFANTRSIVFDYKTNRVVKEFPEIPGGDPRNYPSSGSSVLFPLDETNDTNVQVEIMVCGGSPRGGFSRGFVRATSTCGRLKLSDQNPSWEMETMPLPRVMGDMLLLPTGDVIIVNGAGTGTAGWEKARDPVIQPLIYHPFDHLFSVMSTPMRPRMYHSSTVLLPDGRVLVGGSNPHVYYNFTNVEYPTDLSLEAYSPPYLSFTSDPIRPKILTSDKVLSYKRLFNVDFSIPQFLTVDLLSVRIVAPSFTTHSFAMNQRMVILKLLSVTRDQLTNSYRVSALGPSTAEIAPPGYYMMFLVHAGIPSSAAWVQIE; encoded by the coding sequence ATGATCAACTCAAAAAGTACATTCATCCTCACATTATCTATCATATGCCTCTCCATAGCCATATTATCCGAAGGTCAAGCTACTCCTTTTCTATTGCAATTCGATCGGTGGGAAATGTTGCTTCCGAGCATCGGTATATCCGCAATGCACATGCAACTTCTCCACAACGGCATGGTCATAATGTTCGACCGTACTGATTTTGGTATCTCAAATGTTTCTCTACCCGGAGGCATCTGTCGATATGATCCTACTGACACCGCCGTCAAGTTCGATTGCAGCGCACACTCGGTTCTCTACGATGTTGTCTCCAACACATACCGCCCCTTGCAAGTCCAAACCGATACATGGTGTTCTTCTGGTGCGGTTCTTCCCAATGGAACACTAGTTCAAACCGGTGGATACAACGATGGTGAGCGTGCTGCTCGAATGTTTACCCCTTGTGGTTATAGTGAAACATGTGATTGGATGGAGTTTCCTCAGTATTTATCCCAACGTAGATGGTATGCCACCAACCAAATCTTACCCGATGGACGGATCATCGTGgtaggaggaagaagacaattCAACTATGAAATTTTCCCTCGACATAGTTCTCGGTCTAGAAGCTCAAGATTTGAGTTTCTTAGAGAAACTTCAGATGGAAGTGACGAGAACAATTTATATCCGTTCATACATCTTCTACCTGATGGAAACTTATTTGTCTTCGCTAACACAAGATCCATTGTGTTCGATTACAAAACGAACCGTGTCGTGAAAGAGTTTCCAGAGATTCCAGGTGGTGATCCAAGGAACTATCCAAGCAGTGGTTCTTCTGTACTATTCCCATTGGATGAAACCAACGACACTAACGTGCAAGTTGAGATAATGGTCTGTGGAGGCTCTCCTAGAGGCGGCTTCTCACGTGGATTCGTGCGTGCCACTTCCACGTGCGGGAGGCTAAAACTGTCCGATCAGAACCCAAGTTGGGAAATGGAAACCATGCCCTTGCCACGTGTCATGGGGGACATGCTACTATTACCCACGGGTGACGTTATCATTGTAAACGGAGCCGGAACTGGTACGGCCGGGTGGGAGAAGGCACGTGACCCCGTTATCCAACCCTTGATATATCACCCGTTTGATCATCTCTTCTCTGTTATGTCCACGCCAATGCGTCCTAGGATGTACCATTCCTCAACGGTTTTATTACCGGATGGTCGTGTTTTAGTTGGTGGAAGCAACCCTCACGTTTATTACAATTTCACCAACGTGGAGTATCCAACGGATCTGAGCCTCGAGGCTTATTCTCCACCGTATCTATCTTTCACGTCTGACCCAATACGTCCCAAGATATTGACAAGCGACAAAGTATTGAGTTACAAGAGATTGTTTAACGTCGATTTCTCCATACCTCAGTTTCTGACCGTCGATCTTCTCTCTGTGAGGATAGTTGCACCTTCCTTCACTACACACTCCTTTGCCATGAATCAGAGGATGGTAATCTTGAAGCTACTCTCTGTGACGCGTGACCAGCTAACAAATTCCTATAGAGTCAGCGCCTTGGGTCCGTCAACAGCTGAGATTGCTCCTCCTGGATACTATATGATGTTTTTGGTGCATGCAGGTATACCGAGCTCAGCCGCTTGGGTACAAATTGAGTGA
- the LOC104792052 gene encoding uncharacterized protein LOC104792052: MFSHQKWKFSWSQIATVASVIVLVSLVHLFLGPVLPSFDTVSVRQAQNLCGPSNESITQVTGESSQSVVVAFDRRFPADSHGAVVYRNASWKAEIGQWLSSCHAVAKEVDIIEPIGGRKCMNDCSGQGVCNHEFGICRCFLGFTGEDCSQKQRLDCNYEKTPEMPYGPWVVSICSTHCDTTRAMCFCGEGTKYPNRPVPESCGFQINSPANPDEPKVTDWSKPDLDILTTNSSKQGWCNVDPEDAYALKVQIKEECDCKYDCLWGRFCEIPVQCTCVNQCSGHGKCRGGFCQCDKGWFGTDCSIPSTLSTVGEWPQWLRPAHLEVPSDKEVPGNIINLSAVVKKKRPLIYIYDLPPDFNSLLIEGRHFKLECVHRIYDERNATVWTDYLYGSQMAFYENILATTHRTLNAEEADFFFVPVLDSCIITRADDAPHLNMQNHTGLRSSLTLEFYKRAYDHIVEKYPYWNRTSGRDHIWFFSWDEGACYAPKEIWNSMMLVHWGNTNSKHNHSTTAYRGDNWDSISDERRGDHPCFDPRKDLVIPAWKVPDPYSMRANYWARPREKRKTLFYFNGNLGPAYEHGRPEDSYSMGIRQKLAEEFGSSPNIEGKLGKQHTEDVIVTPLRSDNYHKDIANSIFCGAFPGDGWSGRMEDSILQGCVPVIIQDGIYLPYENVLNYESFAVRVSEDDIPNLINTLRGFSETEIQFRLANVKKLWQRFLFRDSILLEAERQKSSYGLEEDWAVQFSKLKHDDIFATFIQTLHFKLHNDPWRQEQVVNRTKEYGLPQECLQRTS; the protein is encoded by the exons ATGTTTTCTCACCAGAAATGGAAGTTCTCATGGTCTCAGATAGCTACCGTTGCTTCTGTCATTGTTCTGGTTTCACTGGTTCATCTGTTTCTCGGTCCTGTATTGCCTTCTTTTGATACTGTTAGTGTAAGGCAAGCTCAGAATCTATGTGGACCAAGTAATGAGTCAATCACACAAGTTACTGGAGAGTCGAGTCAATCAGTTGTTGTTGCCTTTGATCGCCGGTTTCCTGCTGACTCACACGGTGCAGTTGTTTATCGAAATGCCTCGTGGAAAGCTGAGATTGGACAGTGGCTTTCTAGTTGTCATGCAGTTGCCAAAGAAGTTGACATCATTGAG CCAATTGGTGGGAGAAAGTGTATGAATGATTGTAGTGGTCAAGGTGTTTGTAACCATGAATTTGGAATTTGCCGTTGCTTCCTTGGATTTACTG GCGAAGATTGTTCGCAAAAGCAGCGCTTAGATTGCAATTATGAGAAAACACCTGAGATGCCATATGGTCCATGGGTTGTTTCGATCTGTTCTACACATTGTGATACCACCAGAGCAATGTGCTTTTGTGGAGAAGGCACAAAATATCCAAATCGTCCTGTGCCAGAGTCATGTGGATTTCAAATCAA TTCGCCGGCGAATCCTGATGAACCTAAAGTGACAGATTGGTCGAAACCAGACTTAGATATTCTAACAACAAACAGTAGCAAACAAGGATGGTGCAATGTGGATCCAGAAGATGCATACGCTTTAAAGGTGCAAATCAAAGAGGAATGTGACTGCAAATATGATTGTCTTTGGGGACGATTCTGTGAAATTCCTGTACAATGTACCTGTGTTAATCAGTGCTCTGGACATGGCAAATGCCGAGGAGGTTTCTGCCAG TGTGATAAAGGCTGGTTTGGAACAGATTGTAGTATACCATCCACTCTCTCGACAGTTGGAGAGTGGCCACAATGGCTTCGACCAGCACATCTTGAAGTTCCAAGTGATAAAGAAGTCCCTGGAAATATTATTAATCTAAGTGCTGTGGTGAAGAAAAAGAGACCTCTTATATACATCTATGATCTACCCCCAGACTTCAACAGTTTACTTATTGAG GGACGGCATTTTAAACTTGAGTGTGTTCATAGGATCTATGATGAGAGGAATGCAACAGTATGGACAGATTATCTATATGGTTCCCAG ATGGCATTCTACGAGAACATTTTGGCCACCACTCATCGTACACTGAATGCCGAAGAGGCagatttcttctttgttcctgTTCTTGATTCATGCATTATTACTCGTGCTGATGATGCACCCCACCTTAACATGCAG AATCATACAGGATTAAGAAGCTCACTTACCTTAGAGTTCTACAAAAGGGCTTATGACCACATCGTTGAGAAATATCCATACTGGAATCGCACATCTGGGAGAGACCATATTTGG TTTTTCTCATGGGATGAAGGTGCTTGCTATGCTCCTAAAGAGATATGGAATAGCATGATGCTTGTTCACTGGGGTAACACGAACTCTAAGCACAACCATTCAACAACAGCTTATAGGGGTGATAACTGGGATAGTATATCTGATGAGAGGAGAGGAGATCATCCTTGCTTTGACCCTCGCAAAGATCTCGTGATTCCAGCTTGGAAAGTTCCTGATCCTTACTCAATGCGTGCCAATTACTGGGCAAG GCCTCGGGAGAAGCGGAAGACATTGTTTTACTTCAATGGGAATCTCGGACCTGCCTACGAACATGGAAGGCCTGAAGATTC CTATAGTATGGGAATCAGGCAGAAACTAGCAGAAGAGTTTGGTTCGAGTCCTAACATAGAAGGTAAGCTCGGGAAGCAGCACACAGAAGATGTGATTGTAACTCCATTGCGTTCTGACAATTACCACAAGGACATAGCCAATTCAATCTTCTGTGGTGCGTTCCCTGGAGATGGTTGGAGTGGACGCATGGAAGATAGTATCTTACAAGGATGTGTCCCAGTCATCATTCAG GACGGAATCTACTTGCCGTATGAGAACGTGCTCAATTACGAAAGCTTTGCAGTACGTGTCAGCGAAGATGACATTCCAAATCTCATAAACACTCTCCGG GGATTCAGTGAGACAGAGATACAATTTAGACTGGCTAATGTAAAGAAGCTCTGGCAAAGATTTTTGTTCCGAGACTCGATTTTGCTTGAAGCAGAGAGACAAAAATCTAGTTATGGACTTGAAGAAGACTGGGCTGTTCAATTCTCTAAACTGAAACATGACGATATTTTTGCTACTTTCATACAAACTCTGCATTTCAAGCTACACAACGATCCATGGAGACAAGAGCAAGTTGTAAACCGGACTAAAGAATACGGATTGCCTCAAGAATGTCTCCAAAGAACCAGCTGA
- the LOC104792053 gene encoding 1-acyl-sn-glycerol-3-phosphate acyltransferase 2-like has protein sequence MKDLPESDDAIAQWCRDQFVAKDALLDKHIAADTFPGQQEQNIGRPIKSLAVVLSWACVLTLGAIKFLHWAQLFSSWKGIALSALALGIITLCMQILIRSSQSERSTPAKVVPAKPKDNHQSESSSQTEVEKQK, from the exons ATGAAAGACCTGCCTGAATCAGATGACGCAATTGCACAGTGGTGCAGAGATCAGTTTGTGGCTAAG GATGCTCTGTTAGACAAACACATAGCTGCAGACACTTTCCCCGGTCAACAAGAACAGAACATTGGCCGTCCCATAAAGTCCCTTGCG GTGGTTCTGTCATGGGCATGTGTACTAACTCTTGGAGCAATAAAGTTCCTACACTGGGCACAACTCTTTTCGTCATGGAAAGGTATCGCGCTATCGGCGCTTGCTCTGGGTATCATCACTCTCTGTATGCAGATCCTGATACGCTCGTCTCAGTCAGAGCGTTCGACCCCAGCCAAAGTGGTTCCAGCAAAGCCAAAGGACAACCACCAGTCAGAATCATCCTCCCAAACAGAAGTGGAGAAGCAGAAGTAA